The following coding sequences lie in one Oncorhynchus nerka isolate Pitt River linkage group LG14, Oner_Uvic_2.0, whole genome shotgun sequence genomic window:
- the LOC115116472 gene encoding LOW QUALITY PROTEIN: extracellular calcium-sensing receptor (The sequence of the model RefSeq protein was modified relative to this genomic sequence to represent the inferred CDS: substituted 1 base at 1 genomic stop codon) codes for MLSTHRWPEQGWAMLQLVLVAALSKAEPEGLVMCRRRGGPEYPQLAKDGDIILGGIFSFHSSWQNRELNYTHSPPPLQCTSLNFRAFQFTQAMLFAIEEINNSTSLLPGVSLGYKIYDSCGSIARGVRVALALANGNQETATEGSGCSRPAQVQAIMGEDSSSPSMATATVLGPFHIPMISHFATCGCLSDKVKYPSFFRTIPSDRYQSRALAQLVKHFGWTWVGAIRTNDDYGNNGMATFIETAEQLGICLEYSVAFFRTDPEEKLQRVIESIKTSKSKVIVAFLSFLDLDLLVRQFALHNLTGYQWVGSEGWIIDSYIARVDAHHVLNGAIGLSIAKAHVTGLGEFILDVRPLNSAGIDSSMFTEFWEALFDCRFRQGESSESETGQSQRECTGRENLSGLQNIFTDLSLMAIFNNVYKGVLAVAHALHNVWGCGETCGNKTQPDPQTILEHIKNVRFKTKEGEEVYFNEKGDVTAKYDIINWQPKEDGSVEFVTVGLYDASLPADRQLTINNSSLVWTQNAKLVPVSVCSDSCPPGTRKAVQKGKPVCCYDCIQCAEGEISNNTDSVTCDQCHPEFWTNKKRDMCEKKEIEFLSYEEIMGVLLTAISLLGTCMTSIVAFIFFRYKKTPIVRANNSELSFLLLFSLTLCFLCSLTFIGRPSEWSCMLRHTAFGITFVLCISCVLGKTIVVLMAFRATLPASNVMKWFGPPQQRLTVVSFTFVQALICTLWLVLSPPFPIKNLTTYKEKIILECDVGSAIGFWAVLGYIGLLSLLCFVLAFLARKLPDNFNEAKFITFSMLIFCAVWITFIPAYVSSPGKFTVAVEIFAILASSFGLLFCIFAPKCYIILMKPEKNTKKLMMGKMXTKSA; via the exons ATGCTGTCCACACATAGGTGGCCAGAGCAGGGCTGGGCGATGCTACAGCTGGTTCTGGTGGCTGCTCTATCCAAGGCAGAGCCAGAGGGCCTGGTGATGTGCAGGCGGAGAGGAGGTCCAGAGTACCCACAGCTGGCCAAGGATGGAGACATCATTCTGGGAGGCATCTTCTCATTCCACAGCAGCTGGCAGAACAGAGAGCTGAACTACACACATAGCCCACCACCTCTGCAGTGCACCAG TCTGAATTTCAGAGCGTTCCAGTTTACCCAGGCTATGCTGTTTGCCATAGAGGAGATCAACAACAGCACATCCCTGTTGCCCGGTGTCTCTCTAGGCTATAAGATCTATGACTCATGTGGCTCCATAGCCAGAGGGGTGAGGGTGGCCCTGGCGCTGGCTAACGGGAACCAGGAGACAGCCACAGAGGGTTCAGGTTGCTCCAGACCAGCCCAGGTTCAGGCCATCATGGGGGAGGACTCCTCCTCACCCAGCATGGCCACTGCTACCGTCCTCGGTCCCTTCCATATCCCGATG ATCAGCCACTTTGCCACATGTGGGTGTCTGAGTGATAAAGTCAAGTACCCCTCCTTCTTCAGAACCATCCCCAGTGACCGCTACCAGAGCAGAGCCCTGGCCCAGCTGGTCAAGCACTTTGGATGGACTTGGGTGGGCGCCATCCGAACCAACGACGACTATGGAAATAACGGCATGGCCACGTTCATTGAGACGGCAGAGCAGCTGGGGATCTGTCTGGAGTACTCTGTGGCCTTCTTCAGGACAGACCCTGAGGAGAAGCTGCAGAGGGTCATAGAGAGCATCAAGACGTCCAAATCCAAGGTCATTGTtgccttcctctccttcctggaCCTAGACTTGCTGGTGAGGCAATTTGCCCTCCACAATCTGACAGGCTACCAGTGGGTGGGCTCCGAGGGATGGATCATTGACTCCTACATCGCCAGGGTGGATGCCCACCACGTCCTAAATGGAGCCATAGGCCTGTCCATCGCCAAAGCCCATGTCACAGGGCTGGGAGAGTTCATCCTGGACGTGAGGCCGCTTAACTCCGCCGGCATTGACAGCAGCATGTTCACTGAGTTCTGGGAGGCTCTGTTTGACTGTCGCTTCAGGCAGGGTGAGAGCTCAGAGTCCGAGACGGGTCAGTCTCAGCGAGAGTGTACAGGCAGGGAGAATCTGTCTGGGTTGCAGAACATCTTCACGGATCTGTCTCTAATGGCTATCTTTAATAATGTCTATAAAGGTGTTCTGGCTGTGGCCCATGCCCTCCATAATGTTTGGGGCTGTGGGGAGACGTGTGGCAACAAGACACAGCCTGATCCACAGACA ATTCTCGAGCACATAAAAAACGTGCGTTTCAAGACAAaggaaggggaggaggtgtaTTTCAACGAGAAAGGGGACGTTACTGCCAAGTATGACATCATCAACTGGCAGCCGAAAGAGGACGGCAGTGTGGAGTTTGTTACCGTGGGTCTTTACGATGCCTCCCTACCTGCAGACAGGCAACTCACCATCAACAACAGCTCCTTAGTGTGGACACAGAATGCAAAGCTG gtgCCTGTGTCAGTGTGCAGTGACAGCTGTCCCCCAGGCACTCGTAAGGCTGTACAGAAAGGAAAGCCTGTATGCTGTTATGACTGTATCCAATGTGCAGAGGGAGAAATCAGCAATAACACAG ATTCTGTCACCTGTGATCAATGTCATCCTGAGTTTTGGACCAATAAGAAGAGGGATATGTGTGAAAAGAAGGAAATAGAATTTCTCTCCTATGAAGAAATCATGGGAGTGTTGCTGACTGCTATCTCCCTGCTAGGAACATGTATGACGAGTATTGTGGCATTTATTTTCTTCAGATACAAGAAAACCCCCATCGTCAGGGCCAACAACTCTGAGCTGAGCTTCCTGCTGCTCTTCTCCTTGACTCTGTGTTTTCTGTGTTCTCTTACTTTCATTGGCCGGCCCTCTGAATGGTCCTGTATGCTGCGTCACACAGCGTTTGGGATCACCTTCGTCCTCTGCATCTCTTGTGTTCTGGGGAAAACAATAGTGGTGTTGATGGCCTTCAGGGCTACGCTTCCAGCCAGTAATGTCATGAAATGGTTTGgtcctccacagcagagattgactGTAGTGTCCTTCACGTTTGTCCAGGCTTTGATATGCACTCTGTGGTTGGTCCTGTCCCCTCCCTTCCCCATTAAAAACCTCACTACCTACAAGGAAAAGATCATTCTAGAGTGTGATGTGGGTTCAGCTATTGGTTTCTGGGCTGTGTTGGGCTATATAGGACTCCTGTCTCTCTTGTGCTTTGTGCTGGCTTTTCTGGCTCGGAAGCTGCCTGATAACTTCAATGAGGCCAAATTCATCACCTTCAGCATGCTCATATTCTGTGCAGTCTGGATCACCTTTATCCCAGCTTATGTCAGCTCTCCTGGGAAGTTCACTGTAGCTGTGGAGATCTTTGCTATTCTGGCCTCTAGTTTTGGTTTACTTTTCTGTATATTTGCACCTAAATGTTATATAATTTTAATGAAACCAGAGAAAAACACTAAAAAGTTGATGATGGGAAAAATGTAAACAAAATCAGCATGA